The proteins below are encoded in one region of Oncorhynchus kisutch isolate 150728-3 linkage group LG14, Okis_V2, whole genome shotgun sequence:
- the LOC109903613 gene encoding tapasin isoform X1 — translation MTNISIILQSFLAFSYVMHVYGASCPVLECWFVQEKPGGGFHAAMSQEKSLLYINTDPDSEETRSKQGPPTDHDRVYYVTDPAATLCSSSLHPPEGSVQKSQCEINPFMPQPSTVQWTVPLTDSAHSPIYLQADWYTATLQGFDGQLRLSNVLRAPTATKEPKVVLSVSSRTFMIRSRLGEPVVLDCGFWVDASSPLSGSGFAVEWRYQFRGDGRLVLAYDGKSDRFAETQEEGSGLDFTALHETGDASLILQEAQVRHSGTYICMVYLPYLLAQVAVELEIVEPPSLSIFPSPLPLSMPGQVVTVQCEASGFYPLSLEFRWMLTGPDGKVRPLGQGSVTGHRQGPDSTFSQTSRLELDSAKLDLGGEVTCVAVHHGGTRRASVTLNIAGVSAPSIEDYMAMVAVALGIYGLIQVVSWTFSSGSDVANTQEKKVK, via the exons ATGACCAATATATCAATAATATTGCAATCCTTTCTTGCCTTTAGTTACGTTATGCACG TCTATGGAGCAAGTTGTCCAGTTCTGGAGTGCTGGTTTGTCCAGGAGAAACCAGGTGGTGGCTTCCATGCTGCTATGAGCCAGGAGAAGTCACTACTTTACATCAATACAGACCCAGACAGTGAAGAAACCAGGTCAAAGCAGGGACCACCTACAGACCATGATAGAGTCTACTACGTCACTG acCCAGCAGCTACCCTCTGCAGTTCTTCTCTGCACCCACCAGAAGGCTCAGTCCAGAAATCACAGTGTGAGATCAACCCCTTCATGCCTCAGCCATCCACTGTCCAATGGACAGTCCCACTCACGGACTCTGCCCACAGTCCGATCTACCTGCAAGCCGACTGGTACACTGCTACCTTGCAGGGCTTTGACGGACAGCTGCGCCTCTCCAATGTCTTGCGTGCTCCCACGGCAACCAAGGAACCCAAGG tggtgctCAGTGTGTCCAGTAGAACCTTCATGATCCGTTCCAGACTCGGGGAACCAGTTGTTCTAGACTGTGGGTTCTGGGTGGatgcctcttctcctctctctggctctggcttCGCCGTGGAGTGGCGCTACCAGTTCAGGGGCGATGGCCGTCTGGTCCTGGCCTACGACGGCAAGAGTGACCGATTTGCAGAGACCCAGGAAGAGGGATCGGGGCTAGACTTCACGGCTCTGCACGAGACAGGAGATGCATCACTGATCCTGCAGGAAGCTCAAGTGCGCCACTCAGGAACCTACATCTGCATGGTGTACTTGCCCTATCTCTTGGCTCAGGTGGCAGTGGAGCTGGAGATTGTAG agcctccttccctctccatcttcccctccccactccctctctccatgcccGGCCAGGTGGTGACGGTGCAGTGCGAGGCGTCAGGATTCTACCCCCTCTCCCTGGAGTTCCGCTGGATGTTAACAGGGCCGGACGGTAAGGTCAGGCCCCTGGGTCAGGGCAGCGTGACAGGCCACAGACAGGGTCCAGACAGCACCTTCAGCCAGACCAGCCGTTTGGAGTTGGACTCAGCCAAGCTGGACCTGGGTGGGGAGGTCACCTGTGTGGCCGTCCACCATGGAGGCACCCGGCGGGCCAGCGTCACCCTCAATATCGCTG GTGTCAGTGCTCCCTCCATTGAGGACTATATGGCGATGGTTGCTGTGGCCCTGGGGATCTATGGTTTGATCCAGGTCGTCTCCTGGACTTTTAGCTCTG GGTCCGATGTTGCTAACACACAAGAAAAG AAAGTGAAGTAA
- the LOC109903613 gene encoding tapasin isoform X2, with the protein MSQEKSLLYINTDPDSEETRSKQGPPTDHDRVYYVTDPAATLCSSSLHPPEGSVQKSQCEINPFMPQPSTVQWTVPLTDSAHSPIYLQADWYTATLQGFDGQLRLSNVLRAPTATKEPKVVLSVSSRTFMIRSRLGEPVVLDCGFWVDASSPLSGSGFAVEWRYQFRGDGRLVLAYDGKSDRFAETQEEGSGLDFTALHETGDASLILQEAQVRHSGTYICMVYLPYLLAQVAVELEIVEPPSLSIFPSPLPLSMPGQVVTVQCEASGFYPLSLEFRWMLTGPDGKVRPLGQGSVTGHRQGPDSTFSQTSRLELDSAKLDLGGEVTCVAVHHGGTRRASVTLNIAGVSAPSIEDYMAMVAVALGIYGLIQVVSWTFSSGSDVANTQEKKVK; encoded by the exons ATGAGCCAGGAGAAGTCACTACTTTACATCAATACAGACCCAGACAGTGAAGAAACCAGGTCAAAGCAGGGACCACCTACAGACCATGATAGAGTCTACTACGTCACTG acCCAGCAGCTACCCTCTGCAGTTCTTCTCTGCACCCACCAGAAGGCTCAGTCCAGAAATCACAGTGTGAGATCAACCCCTTCATGCCTCAGCCATCCACTGTCCAATGGACAGTCCCACTCACGGACTCTGCCCACAGTCCGATCTACCTGCAAGCCGACTGGTACACTGCTACCTTGCAGGGCTTTGACGGACAGCTGCGCCTCTCCAATGTCTTGCGTGCTCCCACGGCAACCAAGGAACCCAAGG tggtgctCAGTGTGTCCAGTAGAACCTTCATGATCCGTTCCAGACTCGGGGAACCAGTTGTTCTAGACTGTGGGTTCTGGGTGGatgcctcttctcctctctctggctctggcttCGCCGTGGAGTGGCGCTACCAGTTCAGGGGCGATGGCCGTCTGGTCCTGGCCTACGACGGCAAGAGTGACCGATTTGCAGAGACCCAGGAAGAGGGATCGGGGCTAGACTTCACGGCTCTGCACGAGACAGGAGATGCATCACTGATCCTGCAGGAAGCTCAAGTGCGCCACTCAGGAACCTACATCTGCATGGTGTACTTGCCCTATCTCTTGGCTCAGGTGGCAGTGGAGCTGGAGATTGTAG agcctccttccctctccatcttcccctccccactccctctctccatgcccGGCCAGGTGGTGACGGTGCAGTGCGAGGCGTCAGGATTCTACCCCCTCTCCCTGGAGTTCCGCTGGATGTTAACAGGGCCGGACGGTAAGGTCAGGCCCCTGGGTCAGGGCAGCGTGACAGGCCACAGACAGGGTCCAGACAGCACCTTCAGCCAGACCAGCCGTTTGGAGTTGGACTCAGCCAAGCTGGACCTGGGTGGGGAGGTCACCTGTGTGGCCGTCCACCATGGAGGCACCCGGCGGGCCAGCGTCACCCTCAATATCGCTG GTGTCAGTGCTCCCTCCATTGAGGACTATATGGCGATGGTTGCTGTGGCCCTGGGGATCTATGGTTTGATCCAGGTCGTCTCCTGGACTTTTAGCTCTG GGTCCGATGTTGCTAACACACAAGAAAAG AAAGTGAAGTAA
- the LOC109903612 gene encoding death domain-associated protein 6 produces MDSIVILDDDEEEERPQPSSSTTSSKLSANQRTPPKIQQPAPTHITQSPFAMVKKESHVLQAENQKLFTEFVDYCSAQTQDCPEVMTFLHAKHSKASPDFLSSVEFRNTLGRCLTRAQASRTKTFVYINELCTVLKQHSDKRRQSVVKVGPTAGEKKEEMEEEAPTEELPSTSGQQEEKVEEALEDEKEKKTKKASRRQIAYLENLLKMYNDEIRRLQEKELSVNELEEEDSSYIQEHKLKRKMMKIYDKLCELKGCSSLTGRVIEQRIQYKGTRYPEVNRKIERFINSPEAQLNPPDYTDILQHVRRANERHGLNLSRKQLTQISQDAFRETGNRLQERRHLDMVYNFGSHLTDLYKPATDPALLDPTLARKLRSNREVALSSLEQVISKYALKQDDTEEEERSKRIERDRQKKESLAQEATTADDNPLAKGEDDCEEQAEEEDDEDDESSDPDIEEEIQASKAQAGPEEEEDNEVEAAIESETEVDGGSDRDQVGGEKEENAEEDTDSVTRGISPVSRGDTPRISSLVDQSPTDSPSQSEAMEADKGNESSDTNFRKEDVVSSNHISAVSVSTSVETKDSSASPMAANQVSLPPSPVLISTNEDSCTVITETRSANCSPRPPSPKDTSRGRKRRRKEEVESRKFHNGDLRHHNGSQSDIPLDMVVVTSSLLQADSTRADTPTQEMVTSSQSTPPPKKNKVNVATQCDPDEVIVLSDSE; encoded by the exons ATGGACAGTATTGTAATccttgatgatgatgaagaggaggagaggcctcagCCTTCTTCCTCCACCACCTCTTCTAAACTCTCAGCCAATCAGCGTACTCCCCCCAAAATCCAGCAGCCCGCTCCTACTCACATCACCCAATCTCCTTTCGCCATGGTGAAGAAAGAGAGCCATGTTCTTCAAGCAGAGAACCAGAAGCTCTTTACTGAG TTTGTAGATTACTGCTCGGCCCAAACGCAGGACTGCCCCGAGGTCATGACCTTCCTGCACGCAAAGCACTCCAAGGCGTCACCGGACTTTCTGTCCTCGGTGGAGTTCCGCAACACGCTGGGCCGCTGCCTGACGCGCGCCCAGGCCAGCCGCACCAAGACCTTCGTCTACATCAACGAGCTGTGTACCGTCCTCAAACAGCACTCGGACAAGAGGAGGCAGAGTGTTGTGAAGGTGGGGCCTACCGCtggggagaagaaggaggagatggaagaggaggCACCGACAGAGGAGCTACCGTCTACCTCAGGGCAGCAGgaagagaaggtggaggaggCGTTGGAGGacgagaaggagaagaagacgaAGAAGGCTTCCCGGAGACAG ATTGCGTACCTGGAGAACCTGCTGAAGATGTACAATGATGAGATCCGGCGGCTGCAGGAGAAGGAGCTGAGCGTCAacgagctggaggaggaggactCCAGCTATATCCAGGAGCACAAGCTAAAACGAAAG ATGATGAAGATCTATGATAAGCTCTGTGAGCTGAAGGGCTGCAGCAGTCTGACAGGCCGAGTGATCGAGCAGAGGATCCAATACAAAGGGACACGCTACCCTGAGGTCAACAGAAAG ATTGAGCGTTTCATCAATAGTCCTGAGGCTCAGCTGAATCCCCCCGACTACACGGACATCCTGCAGCATGTCCGTCGGGCCAACGAGCGCCACGGCCTCAACCTCAGCAGAAAGCAGCTGACCCAGATCTCCCAGGATGCCTTCCGCGAGACTGGAAACCGACTGCAGGAGAGACGCCACCTCGACATGGTCTACAACTTCGGCTCGCACCTCACAGACCTCTACAAACCCG CTACTGACCCTGCCCTGTTGGACCCCACGTTGGCCCGTAAGCTGCGCTCTAACCGGGAGGTGGCTCTCTCCAGCCTGGAGCAGGTCATCTCCAAATACGCCCTGAAGCAGGACGacacggaggaggaggagaggagtaaacggatagagagagacaggcagaagaAAGAG TCATTGGCGCAGGAGGCCACCACAGCCGATGACAATCCCTTGGCGAAGGGAGAGGATGATTGTGAGGAACAAgctgaggaagaggatgatgaagaCGATGAGTCGTCTGATCCAGACATCGAGGAGGAGATCCAGGCCAGCAAAGCACAAGCAGGGCCAG aggaggaggaggacaacgaGGTAGAGGCAGCAATCGAGAGTGAAACCGAGGTTGATGGGGGGAGTGACAGAGACCAGgttggaggagagaaagaagagaacgCTGAGGAGGACACAGACTCTGTGACGAGAGGAATCAGCCCCGTCTCCCGGGGTGACACCCCGCGGATCTCCTCCTTAGTCGACCAATCCCCCACAGACAGCCCCAGCCAATCGGAGGCGATGGAGGCCGACAAGGGGAACGAATCATCCGATACCAACTTCAGAAAGGAAGACGTTGTTTCCTCCAATCACATTTCGGCCGTCTCTGTAAGCACTAGTGTGGAAACTAAGGACTCCTCAGCCTCCCCCATGGCGGCGAATCAGGTCTCTTTGCCTCCGTCACCAGTGCTGATTTCGACCAATGAGGACTCCTGCACGGTCATCACTGAGACGAGGTCAGCAAATTGCAGCCCCAGGCCACCCAGTCCCAAAGACACCTCCAGAggcaggaagagaaggaggaaagaAGAGGTGGAATCCAGGAAGTTTCACAACGGGGATCTAAGGCACCACAATGGGAG TCAGAGTGACATCCCTCTGGACATGGTCGTGGTGACCAGTAGCCTCCTGCAGGCAGACTCCACCAGGGCAGACACTCCCACCCAGGAG